A part of Dermacentor variabilis isolate Ectoservices chromosome 10, ASM5094787v1, whole genome shotgun sequence genomic DNA contains:
- the LOC142560172 gene encoding uncharacterized protein LOC142560172 isoform X3, whose amino-acid sequence MDGKEPSEPSALLPKIVCVATSAGSIETSGDAGTMGSDPSIVDGTIRGPLKKPNRSVSRCYECSVCGRRFVNRKTAKNHLVLHTDEMKYTCSVCNLKFAQRPALFKHQRVHTGEMPYACQVCPSKFCHKASLDRHKQLHASGVDLFPCDECGKTFKHKGNLQQHLKWHKMEKPYKCHLCPAAFSLKLRLDSHMLKHTRERSYSCPLCQKCFASRNCLTMHMRWLHDRVETAAVNGNTRAEITSPSSPSTRLPPGPLDMEGKEPPDSASLPPRIIVINLQTSSTETSKDAAIMDSDPVVSAGIVGTPVKKPRRSVGTNHECSECGQRFTRRESLKYHLVLHTGEKKHACPVCGRKFALRASVVRHQHVHTSEMRHACPQCPSKFRKKRSLETHMRLHVNGVDLCHCSECGKSFKQMKTLQWHLRWHNRTKPYTCHLCPAAFMDNSALTRHAMVHTGERPHICPVCQKRFALKNNLKSHMRLIHGGVEATVVSADSGVEITIPRSPPNTLPPFNALLSVHTRNHVDDNDIQLSKNGAYG is encoded by the exons ATGGATGGAAAAGAACCATCTGAGCCATCAGCCCTACTGCCAAAAATTGTCTGCGTAGCCACATCGGCAGGCAGCATTGAAACTTCAGGAGATGCAGGCACCATGGGTAGTGACCCGAG TATCGTCGACGGCACTATACGAGGTCCACTGAAGAAGCCTAACAGAAGTGTCAGCCGGTGCTATGAGTGTAGTGTGTGTGGGCGGCGTTTTGTGAACAGGAAGACTGCTAAAAATCACCTGGTCTTGCACACGGATGAGATGAAATACACCTGCAGCGTCTGCAACCTAAAGTTCGCCCAAAGGCCTGCTCTCTTCAAACACCAACGCGTCCACACTGGTGAGATGCCGTATGCATGCCAAGTGTGCCCATCCAAATTCTGCCATAAGGCATCTCTGGACAGGCACAAGCAGTTACATGCTAGTGGAGTTGACCTGTTCCCTTGCGATGAGTGCGGGAAGACCTTCAAGCACAAGGGTAACCTACAGCAGCACCTGAAGTGGCACAAAATGGAGAAGCCATACAAGTGCCATCTGTGCCCGGCCGCCTTCTCATTGAAGTTGCGTCTGGATAGCCATATGCTCAAGCATACGCGTGAAAGATCATACAGCTGCCCTTTGTGCCAGAAATGCTTTGCCTCACGGAATTGCCTCACAATGCACATGCGCTGGCTTCATGACAGAGTAGAGACGGCTGCAGTGAATGGGAACACCAGGGCTGAGATCACGTCGCCAAGCAGCCCTTCGACTAGGCTGCCACCG GGCCCCCTAGACATGGAAGGAAAAGAACCACCTGACTCAGCATCCCTGCCACCAAGAATCATTGTCATAAACCTGCAAACAAGCAGCACTGAAACTTCAAAGGATGCAGCCATCATGGATAGCGACCCAGT AGTATCTGCTGGCATTGTAGGAACTCCAGTGAAGAAGCCCCGCAGGAGTGTTGGCACGAACCACGAGTGTAGTGAGTGTGGGCAGCGCTTTACTAGGAGGGAGTCCCTGAAATATCACCTGGTTTTGCACACAGGCGAGAAGAAGCACGCCTGCCCCGTCTGTGGCCGGAAGTTTGCCTTGAGGGCCAGTGTTGTCAGGCACCAGCACGTTCACACCAGCGAGATGCGGCACGCATGCCCACAGTGCCCGTCCAAATTCCGCAAGAAGAGGTCACTCGAGACGCACATGCGGTTACACGTGAACGGAGTGGATTTGTGTCACTGCTCCGAGTGCGGCAAGTCCTTCAAGCAGATGAAGACTTTGCAGTGGCACCTCAGGTGGCACAACAGAACAAAGCCATACACATGCCACCTATGCCCAGCTGCCTTCATGGACAACAGTGCCCTAACCAGGCATGCAATGGTGCACACAGGTGAAAGACCACACATCTGTCCTGTATGCCAGAAACGCTTTGCCTTGAAGAACAACCTCAAATCACACATGCGCCTGATACACGGTGGAGTTGAGGCCACTGTGGTGAGTGCCGACAGCGGTGTGGAAATTACGATACCAAGAAGCCCTCCGAACACGCTGCCTCCT TTCAATGCTCTTCTCTCAGTGCACACCCGAAACCATGTTGATGACAATGACATTCAGCTTTCAAAAAATGGTGCATATGGGTAG